DNA sequence from the Falco peregrinus isolate bFalPer1 chromosome 1, bFalPer1.pri, whole genome shotgun sequence genome:
ATCAGTTAAAGAAACCACAGCCATATGCATGTAATTTCTATTTCTAGTGTATAGTCTTAATGTAtagttttcctcatttttagaACTCACACCAACCagatcaataaaaaaataaataaatcagaaaacataCATGAGTCTTCTCTGTACTGTTTACTTGGGGCACTTCTCATAGCCagctaatgaaaaataagttagTCACTTTTGTTACTGTTTCTACACAATTTTGTGTTCTAAGTCATATGCAGTAGCAAAAAGTTTCAGTGTTTGAGGTGAaagttctgtatttatttttatacaacaCCATATTTCCATGCGACCACATTGATATTACTTTTAGCTGCATCTTTATGAAAAACTAAAATTGGGGTCAAATTTGAAgacattttcagctttccacTACCAGTGAACCTTACAGAGAGGGTTCTCAGCAAGGTAATTGAACAGACGACTAAATTACAATGTATAAATATTGTCTCCAGACCAAATCTGCAGCCAGTATAAATTGCCGTATCTCCTTTAAGATCCAGGGGACTATAGTGCTTTGCATCAACAGAGGATACACTCCTCCTGCTTTAATGAAGCTACTCACATTCATTAAGCATGTGCTAAAGTACCTTACAAATCTGGGGCCTGAATAAAGCCTACACTGGGTTCAAGTAGTATGTGCTGCTCGGCCCATGTAGAATGGTATGTATTAGACACTTCAGGTCAGATCAAGGACTAACAAGTGGTGTGAGAGCAGTGGTCTGGCTGATTTAGATAATATAGCATGAGACAGACAAAAGTCTATCTTTCAGACACCAATCTGAGTACTTATCCGAGATACCGAGTGGCCACATCTGGGCCTCTCAATTCAGTAGGTGTCTTGGGACAAGTAATTCACTTTCACAGCATTTCTCAGTTAAAGTGATTAGGACTGTTCTATTAGAAGCCATGGTGTTATTATTAATTTTGGAAGATAAGCTAATTTacagcttctttctctttctcaggTGATCTGGTTTCTCCCAGACTGCAGATGTCAGTAACATCACAAATGGACCTGCCTGAAGAAATTCAACATCCATATACAAAATTTTCTGAATGGAAATTCAAGCTGTTTAAAGTGagaacatttgaaaaaacaCCTTCTGATGACAGCCAGCACATAAACAAAGCCCAGGCAGAAGAGGTCACTTCTACAAACAAAGAAATCATACTGCATAAAGATGaagcagtgctgagaggagaAAAGATGGAGTTAATAGGCAGTAGGCAGGCACTTGAGAAAGATGCCAACGacatgaaaacagaagacaatAAAGCTCATCAGAACAATCTGAAGCAACTTTGCCGCATCTGTGgagtttcatttaaaactgaTTGTTACAGGAGGAGTCATCCAGTGCACGGACCAGTGGATGATGAAACTCTGTGGcttctgagaaagaaagagaaaaaagcaaccTCTTGGCCAGATCTTATCGCTAAGGTTTTCAAAATTGATGTGCGAGGAGATGTTGATACTATCCATCCCACTCGATTTTGTCACAATTGCTGGAGTATTATCCATAGAAAATTCAGTAATACTCTATGTGAAGTATACTTTCCAAGGAACAGCACAATGGATTGGCAACCCCACTCCCCAAACTGTGATGTGTGCCACACTACCAAGCGTGGAGTCAAGAGAAAAAGTCAGCCATCCAGCGCACAGCATGGCAAACGTATGAAGACCGTTGCAGAATGTGCTCGAATAAACAGAGCTGTAAAGAACCAAGCACAGATAAACAACAAAAGTTTAATGAAAGAGATTGTCAATTGCAAGACTATACATCTCAGCACCAAGCTGCTTGCAGTTGATTACCCAGTAGATTTCATTAAATCCATTTCTTGCCAGGTCTGTGAGCATATTCTGGCAGATCCAGTGGAAACAACATGTAGACACTTGTTTTGCAGAACTTGCATCCTTAAATGTATCAAGGCTATGGGCAGCTATTGCCCATCCTGCTGGTATCCTTGCTTCCCTACTGATCTGGTAACCCCAGTGAAATCCTTCCTGAACATCCTTGATAACCTGAGTATAAGATGCCCTGTAAAGGAATGTGATGAAGAGATCTTGCATGGAAAATATAGCCAACACCTCTCCAGCCACAAGGAGATGAAAGACAGAGGGCTCTACAGCCATATAAATAAAGGTGGCCGCCCAAGGCAGCATCTCCTGTCTCTGACCAGGAGAGCTCAGAAACATCGTCTGAGAGAACTGAAACGTCAAGTCAAGGCTTTTGCTGAGAAAGAAGAAGGCGGTGATATAAAGGCTGTATGCATGACATTGTTCCTGCTAGCTTTAAGAGCAAAAAATGAACACAGACAAGCAGACGAATTGGAGGCTATAATGCAAGGGAGGGGATCTGGACTTCACCCTGCTGTCTGCCTGGCAATCCGAGTCAACACGTTTCTCAGCTGTAGCCAATATCATAAAATGTATAGAACAGTAAAAGCTGTCACTGGGAGACAGATCTTCCAGCCTTTGCACGCTCTTCGCACTGCTGAGAAAGCCCTTCTACCAGGTTATCATCCATTTGAGTGGAAACCTCCCTTGAAAAATGTATCCACTAACACAGAAGTGGGAATTATAGATGGACTATCAGGATTGCCACACTCAATTGATGACTACCCAGTAGACACAATTGCAAAGAGATTTCGATATGATGCAGCCCTGGTTTGTGCCTTAAAGGACATGGAGGAGGAGATTTTGGAAGgcatgaaagcaaaaaatgtggATGACTATTTGAATGGTCCCTTCACTGTGGTAGTAAAAGAGTCCTGTGATGGAATGGGAGATGTCAGCGAGAAGCACGGA
Encoded proteins:
- the RAG1 gene encoding V(D)J recombination-activating protein 1; the protein is MSVTSQMDLPEEIQHPYTKFSEWKFKLFKVRTFEKTPSDDSQHINKAQAEEVTSTNKEIILHKDEAVLRGEKMELIGSRQALEKDANDMKTEDNKAHQNNLKQLCRICGVSFKTDCYRRSHPVHGPVDDETLWLLRKKEKKATSWPDLIAKVFKIDVRGDVDTIHPTRFCHNCWSIIHRKFSNTLCEVYFPRNSTMDWQPHSPNCDVCHTTKRGVKRKSQPSSAQHGKRMKTVAECARINRAVKNQAQINNKSLMKEIVNCKTIHLSTKLLAVDYPVDFIKSISCQVCEHILADPVETTCRHLFCRTCILKCIKAMGSYCPSCWYPCFPTDLVTPVKSFLNILDNLSIRCPVKECDEEILHGKYSQHLSSHKEMKDRGLYSHINKGGRPRQHLLSLTRRAQKHRLRELKRQVKAFAEKEEGGDIKAVCMTLFLLALRAKNEHRQADELEAIMQGRGSGLHPAVCLAIRVNTFLSCSQYHKMYRTVKAVTGRQIFQPLHALRTAEKALLPGYHPFEWKPPLKNVSTNTEVGIIDGLSGLPHSIDDYPVDTIAKRFRYDAALVCALKDMEEEILEGMKAKNVDDYLNGPFTVVVKESCDGMGDVSEKHGGGPAVPEKAVRFSFTVMNIAIAQGNESKRIFEEVKPNSELCCKPLCLMLADESDHETLTAILSPLIAEREAMKTSELLLEMGGILRTFKFIFRGTGYDEKLMREVEGLEASGSTYICTLCDATRLEASQNLVFHSITRSHAENLERYEIWRSNPYHESVDELRDRVKGVSAKPFIETVPSIDALHCDIGNATEFYRIFQMEIGEVYKNPDVSKEERKRWQLTLDKHLRKKMNLKPMMRMSGNFARKLMSKETVEAVCELIKCEERHEALKELMDLYLKMKPVWRSSCPAKECPELLCQYSYNSQRFAELLSTKFKYRYEGKITNYFHKTLAHVPEIIERDGSIGAWASEGNESGNKLFRRFRKMNARQSKCYEMEDVLKHHWLYTSKYLQKFMNAHKTLKSQGFTIDPENSLGDSLPPEVLESNDSEEL